A genome region from Psychrobacter jeotgali includes the following:
- the rpsF gene encoding 30S ribosomal protein S6, whose translation MRHYEVVLIVHPDQSDQVVGMVERYIKLVQDNNGIIHRLEDWGRRQLAYPIDKIHKAHYVLFNIETDGETLAELEELFRYNDAIIRSLVIRRDEAITEESQLAKNADEKRARKATTRRSDSNDDNDNSED comes from the coding sequence ATGCGACATTACGAAGTGGTGTTAATTGTACACCCAGACCAGAGCGACCAAGTGGTTGGCATGGTTGAACGCTATATCAAATTGGTTCAAGACAACAACGGTATCATCCATCGTCTAGAAGACTGGGGCCGTCGTCAACTTGCTTACCCAATTGACAAAATTCATAAAGCTCATTACGTTCTTTTCAATATTGAAACTGACGGTGAGACTTTAGCTGAGCTTGAAGAATTATTCCGTTATAACGACGCGATCATTCGTAGCCTAGTTATCCGCCGTGACGAGGCAATCACTGAAGAGTCACAACTAGCTAAAAATGCCGATGAAAAACGCGCACGTAAAGCTACTACTCGTCGTTCAGACAGCAATGACGACAACGACAACAGTGAAGACTAA
- the rpsR gene encoding 30S ribosomal protein S18, whose product MARFYRRRKFCRFTAEGITHIDYKDVELLKQYISDNGKIVPSRITGTSTKYQRQLATAIKQARYLALLPYTDNHQ is encoded by the coding sequence ATGGCACGTTTCTATCGCCGTCGCAAATTCTGCCGTTTCACTGCTGAAGGCATCACTCACATTGACTATAAAGATGTTGAATTGCTAAAACAGTATATCAGTGACAATGGTAAGATCGTACCAAGCCGTATTACCGGTACTTCTACTAAATATCAGCGCCAACTAGCAACTGCTATCAAGCAAGCTCGCTATCTTGCGCTACTTCCGTATACTGACAACCATCAGTAA
- the rplI gene encoding 50S ribosomal protein L9 — MQIILLQRIVNLGKLGETVDVKPGYGRNFLIPQGKALPATKANIEKFEARRAELEAEEAKEIASAQERADALTDVNVIMRAKSGDEGKLFGSIGTRDIAEALTNSGLEVDRSEVKLPEGTLRQIGEYNVDIQLHHDVTASILVTILSEDGDDEDQAVEEDDNEAADENEDYSEE; from the coding sequence ATGCAAATTATTTTGTTACAGCGTATCGTCAACCTTGGTAAACTCGGTGAAACTGTCGATGTAAAACCAGGTTACGGACGTAACTTTCTTATCCCGCAAGGTAAAGCATTACCTGCGACTAAAGCTAATATTGAAAAGTTCGAAGCACGTCGTGCTGAGCTTGAAGCTGAAGAAGCCAAAGAAATCGCTAGCGCTCAAGAGCGTGCTGACGCCCTAACTGATGTTAACGTTATCATGCGCGCCAAGTCTGGTGACGAAGGCAAGCTATTTGGTTCTATCGGTACTCGCGATATCGCTGAAGCCTTAACCAACTCTGGCCTAGAAGTTGACCGCTCTGAAGTTAAACTTCCAGAAGGCACACTACGTCAAATTGGCGAATATAACGTTGATATCCAGTTGCATCATGATGTTACTGCTAGCATTTTAGTTACTATCTTATCAGAAGATGGTGATGACGAAGACCAAGCAGTAGAAGAAGATGATAACGAAGCAGCAGACGAGAACGAAGACTATTCTGAAGAGTAA
- a CDS encoding questin oxidase family protein, with the protein MTFYSAPNYSQRLHEWLKRGRNWHIEYDEYLSNHITHNWIALDAAGADNEKMQWWEEVYVYNTTDKVNGKKALHSKKLAKMLQPPRSNPIDYTKITDANWLNNLQSIRIAFGLYRDFFDKKIAKLGLSACLNRYYPALSEGMAGAAMHAVIHTGWAVDVDSVDMASEGLAYMATAFQPLATGSNHSEHQLWCPNAPSIIAAFKQIFTNNDIAALAKKADLLSKTEDYTDLNRGSFQQRLITFDNPEHPMAQFLNENVTLRLPDIGCDLTPSIEALTVTATTALYSSDNEFFILHGLTSLHAVLCVLPHLDETAQRNALGYWFRALVATIIVQGIPNIVDTIVLLEQWNKYKDKNQSDKHQLTDEQQAWWMQILQSTTDSLDEHVPKGVYVLKRWAEWQAFSSATHDVYIKAAQNLAMPHPSGKLDANLWFNR; encoded by the coding sequence ATGACATTTTACTCAGCCCCTAATTATTCCCAGCGCTTACATGAGTGGCTCAAGCGTGGCAGAAACTGGCACATTGAGTATGATGAGTATTTATCCAATCATATTACTCATAACTGGATTGCGCTGGATGCTGCTGGTGCTGATAATGAAAAAATGCAGTGGTGGGAGGAGGTTTATGTTTATAACACTACCGATAAAGTTAATGGTAAAAAAGCGTTACACTCTAAAAAACTAGCAAAAATGCTACAGCCGCCACGCAGCAACCCCATTGATTACACCAAAATAACTGACGCTAATTGGTTAAATAATTTGCAGTCTATCCGGATTGCCTTTGGCTTATATCGTGATTTTTTTGATAAAAAAATAGCCAAGCTGGGTTTGAGCGCTTGTCTGAATCGCTATTACCCTGCACTATCAGAAGGTATGGCAGGGGCAGCAATGCATGCTGTTATTCATACGGGCTGGGCGGTTGATGTCGACTCTGTAGACATGGCAAGTGAGGGCTTAGCTTACATGGCAACCGCTTTTCAGCCGTTAGCAACTGGCTCAAATCATAGTGAACATCAGCTATGGTGTCCTAATGCACCGAGCATCATTGCAGCCTTTAAGCAGATTTTTACCAATAACGACATAGCAGCGCTGGCTAAAAAAGCCGATTTATTGAGTAAGACTGAAGACTATACAGACCTTAATAGAGGCAGCTTTCAGCAGCGGCTCATCACTTTTGATAATCCTGAACACCCAATGGCGCAGTTTCTCAATGAAAACGTGACGCTAAGACTACCCGATATCGGCTGTGACTTAACGCCATCAATAGAAGCATTAACGGTTACTGCAACCACAGCTTTGTACAGCAGTGATAACGAGTTTTTTATATTGCATGGATTAACTAGCCTACATGCTGTTTTGTGTGTCCTGCCGCACCTTGATGAGACAGCCCAGCGTAACGCTTTAGGCTACTGGTTTAGAGCGTTAGTGGCTACTATTATCGTTCAAGGCATCCCTAATATAGTGGATACAATCGTATTGCTAGAGCAATGGAATAAGTATAAGGACAAAAATCAATCTGATAAGCATCAGCTAACTGATGAACAACAGGCATGGTGGATGCAGATATTACAGTCAACCACAGACAGCCTTGATGAGCATGTCCCAAAAGGCGTTTATGTGTTAAAGCGTTGGGCTGAATGGCAGGCGTTTTCAAGTGCTACCCATGATGTGTATATTAAAGCGGCTCAAAACCTCGCAATGCCCCACCCTAGTGGTAAGTTAGATGCAAACTTATGGTTTAATCGTTGA
- a CDS encoding alpha/beta hydrolase has translation MSQYLEAVIKEHNPSNKQIDRAVIWLHGLGASGHDFEPVVPQLGLSNDMAVRFIFPHAPNIPVTINGGMVMPAWYDILEMSLERKVDIAQIEQSAQKIHDLITREIEHGVAPENIVIAGFSQGGAVAYHVALGYPKPLAGLMALSTYLATNDDLEYSTANQNIPVLIEHGTHDPVVPVVLGQQAQQLLSAKGYQVEYNTYPMAHQVCMPQIQNIGKWLNKVLG, from the coding sequence ATGAGTCAATATTTAGAGGCGGTCATCAAAGAGCATAACCCATCGAATAAGCAAATAGATCGTGCGGTTATATGGCTCCATGGTTTAGGTGCCAGCGGGCATGATTTTGAGCCTGTAGTGCCGCAGTTGGGCTTGAGTAATGATATGGCGGTACGTTTTATCTTTCCGCATGCCCCGAATATCCCTGTCACTATTAATGGCGGTATGGTTATGCCAGCTTGGTACGACATCTTGGAGATGAGCCTTGAGCGTAAAGTTGATATTGCCCAAATTGAGCAATCAGCGCAAAAAATACATGATTTAATCACTCGTGAAATAGAGCACGGCGTTGCTCCTGAAAATATTGTCATAGCTGGGTTTTCTCAGGGCGGGGCAGTAGCTTATCATGTGGCATTGGGCTATCCAAAGCCTTTGGCTGGCTTGATGGCATTGTCTACTTATTTGGCGACCAATGATGATTTAGAATATAGCACGGCGAACCAAAATATACCTGTACTGATTGAGCACGGTACTCATGACCCCGTTGTTCCAGTGGTTTTAGGTCAGCAGGCGCAGCAATTATTATCAGCTAAAGGCTATCAGGTTGAATATAATACTTATCCGATGGCGCATCAGGTTTGTATGCCGCAGATTCAAAATATCGGTAAATGGCTGAATAAAGTTTTGGGCTAA
- a CDS encoding response regulator, which produces MTHILLVEDDPAIAMSLKVTCKREGWQITWLDNASGVLPMLHSDEAQTLSAIILDVGLPDGDGLSLCQQIRHTAELEHLKDLPIVFLTARSDEVDRILGLEMGGDDYCAKPFSPRELVARLKAIWRREQISAQQYATEDSTPSHNSHTSNGAADNLSPNPMSGQALTFECQSGTWYYQPLNYSLMWQDQKLELSNTERKILLTLLQAPNQVFSREQLLNAVTDYPDHRLARTIDSHIKSIRKQLASIDASTDVIHTHRGLGYGLCPA; this is translated from the coding sequence ATGACTCATATTTTATTGGTAGAAGACGATCCCGCTATTGCCATGTCTTTGAAAGTGACTTGCAAACGTGAAGGGTGGCAAATCACTTGGCTAGATAATGCCAGTGGGGTTTTACCTATGCTGCATAGTGATGAGGCGCAAACATTATCAGCTATTATTTTAGATGTTGGTTTGCCTGATGGTGATGGCTTGAGCTTGTGTCAACAAATTCGTCATACCGCCGAGCTTGAGCATTTAAAAGACTTGCCCATCGTATTTTTAACCGCCCGTAGTGATGAGGTAGATCGTATTTTAGGACTGGAGATGGGCGGTGATGATTACTGTGCTAAGCCTTTTAGTCCTCGGGAGTTGGTTGCCCGTTTAAAGGCGATTTGGCGGCGTGAACAAATAAGCGCCCAGCAGTATGCTACTGAAGATAGCACTCCGTCTCATAACTCTCATACCTCTAATGGCGCAGCTGATAACTTATCTCCTAACCCGATGTCAGGGCAGGCTTTAACTTTTGAGTGTCAATCTGGTACTTGGTATTATCAGCCGCTTAATTATTCACTAATGTGGCAAGATCAAAAGCTTGAGCTTAGTAATACCGAGCGCAAGATTTTATTAACCTTACTCCAAGCCCCCAATCAAGTCTTTAGCCGTGAACAATTACTAAATGCGGTCACTGACTATCCTGATCACCGCCTGGCACGCACGATAGACAGTCATATCAAATCTATTCGCAAACAGCTGGCTAGCATTGATGCTAGTACCGATGTGATTCATACCCACCGTGGTCTTGGTTATGGACTGTGTCCTGCCTAA
- the creC gene encoding two-component system sensor histidine kinase CreC yields MSSPDNKNNPIKPNQSSWYAKLHPIGTAQQQTKTPKRPLNLSIFFRIWLAVALILILSGIVAFTQLFGYIKPTAQQVIEDTLLDTSQLLAASLRVPLSSGQLYDESYQRQLDTGFASTQTTINGSLNKDLEPTINKQTDNGFRVYVTDNNGLVIYDSWPMPYNAEGEDYSRWNDIYLTLKGQYGARSTLSKDSGHNTSIMYVAQPIRDELGEIIGVVSVGKPVASILPYLNDTRQRMLITTLLVSIAALILAGLVAWWLKQSITLVTQYTGSLAEDTKKPYFYLGHELNSLTDTIETMKHRLENRAYVSDYVHTLTHELKSPLTAIRASSELLEDDGLDTEDRHMLNQSIGEQSIKMQQLIDRLLLLAKVEQPTFRLNRQPVALLPMLQSLIKDSSPKLQQRHLDAIELYVNEENLLSHSKNMTLPVEILAKTTVFADSFWLLQALQNVLDNAIYFAANKVTIHIYNTTAHSVVIDIFNDGKQLPDYAVSKVFDRYFSLSHQSQLRSSAIQSDLTSQQPKTQTTTTHTSAKKGTGLGLTLVKQVIEHHGGSVIMHNVGADSAADQLAGVMVRITLPLFEK; encoded by the coding sequence ATGAGCTCTCCTGATAATAAAAATAATCCCATCAAACCCAATCAAAGCAGTTGGTATGCCAAACTGCACCCTATTGGTACTGCCCAGCAGCAGACGAAAACCCCGAAACGTCCGCTTAATCTAAGTATATTTTTTCGGATTTGGCTGGCCGTTGCACTGATTCTAATTCTCTCTGGCATAGTCGCCTTTACCCAATTGTTTGGCTATATCAAGCCGACCGCGCAGCAAGTCATTGAGGATACTTTATTAGATACTAGCCAATTACTAGCGGCCAGTTTGCGCGTGCCTCTAAGCTCAGGGCAACTATATGATGAGAGTTATCAGAGACAGCTGGATACTGGTTTTGCCAGCACCCAAACGACAATCAATGGCTCACTTAATAAAGATCTAGAGCCGACTATTAATAAGCAAACGGATAACGGTTTTCGAGTCTATGTTACCGATAATAACGGTTTAGTTATCTACGACTCTTGGCCTATGCCTTACAACGCTGAAGGCGAAGATTATAGCCGCTGGAATGATATCTATCTGACTCTAAAAGGTCAATACGGTGCGAGAAGTACGCTCAGCAAAGATAGCGGGCACAATACTTCTATCATGTATGTTGCCCAGCCGATAAGAGACGAATTAGGCGAGATTATCGGCGTGGTTAGTGTCGGTAAACCAGTTGCGAGTATCTTGCCTTATCTGAATGATACACGCCAGCGCATGTTGATCACTACCCTACTGGTTAGTATCGCCGCTCTGATACTAGCAGGTCTAGTGGCGTGGTGGCTTAAGCAAAGTATCACTCTGGTCACTCAATATACTGGCTCGCTCGCCGAGGATACTAAAAAGCCTTATTTCTATTTGGGTCATGAGCTTAACAGCCTAACCGATACTATCGAGACCATGAAACATCGGTTAGAAAACAGGGCTTATGTCAGCGATTATGTCCATACGCTAACCCATGAGCTAAAAAGTCCATTGACCGCTATTCGTGCTAGCAGTGAGCTGTTAGAGGATGACGGCCTAGATACTGAAGATCGCCACATGCTTAATCAGTCTATTGGTGAGCAAAGTATCAAAATGCAGCAATTGATTGATCGTTTATTATTATTAGCCAAAGTTGAGCAGCCTACTTTTAGACTAAATCGGCAACCCGTAGCCTTATTACCGATGCTCCAGAGCTTGATAAAAGACAGTAGTCCAAAGCTCCAACAGCGTCATCTGGACGCTATTGAATTGTATGTTAATGAGGAAAACCTGCTTTCTCATTCTAAAAATATGACGCTACCTGTGGAGATACTGGCCAAAACCACAGTATTTGCGGATAGTTTTTGGTTACTACAAGCCTTGCAAAATGTGCTGGATAATGCAATCTATTTTGCCGCCAATAAAGTCACCATTCATATTTATAATACTACAGCGCACTCAGTAGTTATTGACATCTTCAATGATGGCAAGCAGCTTCCGGATTATGCGGTTAGTAAAGTATTTGATCGTTATTTTAGCTTGTCGCATCAAAGCCAATTACGTTCAAGCGCTATCCAATCCGATCTCACTTCTCAACAACCTAAAACACAGACCACAACTACTCACACCTCTGCAAAAAAAGGAACGGGACTGGGGCTAACCTTAGTCAAACAAGTGATTGAACATCATGGTGGCAGCGTTATTATGCATAATGTTGGCGCTGACTCCGCTGCCGATCAGCTAGCTGGAGTTATGGTGCGCATAACCTTACCTTTATTTGAAAAGTAA
- the aroC gene encoding chorismate synthase, translated as MAGNSIGQLFQVMTCGESHGAGLMAIVDGVPPGMALCAADLQTDLDRRKPGTSKYSTQRRESDEVEIISGVFEGKTTGTSIGLLIRNTNQKSKDYSEIKDTFRPGHADYTYSMKYGFRDYRGGGRSSARETAMRVAAGAIAKKYLLERLGVQIRGHVTQIGDEHSQVTDPSQIDWDYVNSNPFFCADPEAVTRFEALIDRLRREGTSCGARLEVIASGVPVGLGEPVFDRLDADIAHAMMSINAVKGVEIGDGMAVAGQFGHKSRDELTPEGFTANHAGGILGGISSGQDIRVSIALKPTSSITTAGKSINTQGEAVDMLTKGRHDPCVGVRATPIAEAMLAIVLLDHYLRHRGQNADVEPPVESITE; from the coding sequence ATGGCAGGTAACAGTATAGGACAGCTTTTTCAGGTTATGACTTGCGGTGAGTCGCATGGTGCCGGACTGATGGCTATTGTGGATGGGGTGCCGCCTGGGATGGCGCTTTGTGCCGCTGACTTGCAGACCGACTTAGATCGCCGCAAGCCCGGTACTTCTAAATACTCGACCCAGCGCCGTGAGTCTGATGAAGTTGAGATTATCTCGGGCGTATTCGAAGGCAAAACCACTGGCACCTCCATAGGTCTGCTGATTCGTAATACCAATCAAAAATCCAAAGATTATAGCGAAATCAAAGACACTTTTCGTCCCGGCCACGCTGATTATACTTATAGTATGAAGTATGGTTTTCGTGACTATCGTGGCGGCGGGCGTTCATCAGCGCGTGAAACCGCTATGCGGGTGGCGGCTGGTGCTATCGCTAAAAAGTACCTGCTAGAGCGTTTGGGCGTACAAATTCGTGGTCACGTAACCCAAATCGGTGATGAGCACAGTCAAGTAACGGATCCGAGTCAAATAGATTGGGATTATGTCAATAGCAATCCATTTTTTTGTGCGGACCCTGAAGCAGTTACCCGCTTTGAGGCTTTGATAGATCGCTTGCGCCGTGAAGGTACCAGCTGCGGTGCGCGCCTTGAGGTAATCGCCAGCGGCGTACCCGTAGGACTCGGCGAGCCAGTCTTCGATCGCTTAGATGCCGATATTGCCCATGCGATGATGAGTATCAATGCGGTAAAAGGCGTTGAGATTGGGGATGGTATGGCCGTAGCTGGACAGTTTGGACATAAGTCTCGTGATGAGCTGACTCCAGAGGGTTTTACTGCCAATCATGCTGGTGGTATCTTGGGCGGCATCTCATCAGGTCAAGACATTCGTGTCAGTATTGCGCTCAAACCAACTTCTAGTATTACTACTGCTGGCAAGAGTATTAATACTCAAGGGGAGGCTGTCGATATGTTAACTAAAGGTCGTCATGATCCTTGTGTTGGCGTACGTGCTACACCAATTGCCGAGGCGATGCTAGCGATAGTATTACTGGATCATTATCTACGTCATCGGGGTCAAAACGCTGACGTAGAGCCGCCAGTAGAATCGATTACTGAATAA
- the prmB gene encoding 50S ribosomal protein L3 N(5)-glutamine methyltransferase → MSEDQIMSAEDFQNQYSAEAEGDFEGLDYQGSDLQDSELLDPENISLTSSQSELEEAREQLFSIRDFIRFAVTQLRNYDVVVAQGTTDEFAEASAIVLHSLSLDWSANEQILDCRLTHSEKQAVLSLLEARISDRKPLSYLINLAYFCDLPFYIDERVLIPRSPIAELIRQQFYPYFEVNEWAKPLGAATGIATKSKEPSAAFYDHGLEVKQLSQPERILDLCTGSGCIAIALASRFVDALVDAVDIDKGALEVAMVNVDHHELGHQVNVIESDLFAKIPSEHQYELIVTNPPYVDAAIMADLPPEFLYEPEQALAAGQDGLDLVHRILFEAPDYLSPEGLLVCEVGDSEWALNQAYPDINFDWLTFAHGGHGVFAITFEELMEYRSLFAHYVQRLDDMNNN, encoded by the coding sequence ATGTCAGAAGACCAAATCATGAGCGCAGAAGATTTTCAAAATCAATACTCTGCTGAAGCTGAAGGCGATTTTGAAGGCTTAGATTATCAAGGCTCTGATCTTCAGGATTCTGAGCTATTAGATCCCGAGAATATTTCATTGACAAGTTCGCAGAGCGAGCTTGAAGAAGCGCGCGAACAATTATTCAGCATTCGTGATTTTATTCGTTTTGCGGTCACTCAACTGCGCAATTATGATGTAGTAGTGGCGCAAGGGACTACCGATGAGTTTGCAGAAGCCTCAGCTATCGTATTGCATTCTTTATCTTTGGACTGGTCAGCTAATGAACAGATTTTAGATTGCCGTCTTACCCACTCTGAAAAACAGGCGGTGCTAAGCTTATTGGAAGCCCGTATTAGTGATCGTAAACCACTGAGCTATTTAATTAATTTGGCTTATTTTTGTGATTTGCCTTTTTATATTGATGAGCGGGTTTTGATTCCACGCTCACCGATAGCGGAGCTGATTCGCCAGCAGTTTTATCCTTACTTTGAAGTCAATGAATGGGCCAAACCGCTAGGAGCAGCGACAGGGATAGCTACAAAATCCAAAGAGCCGTCAGCCGCTTTTTATGACCACGGTCTTGAGGTAAAGCAGTTGTCACAACCGGAGCGTATCTTAGATTTATGCACCGGTTCTGGCTGTATCGCTATTGCCTTGGCAAGTCGTTTTGTTGATGCCTTGGTTGATGCGGTAGATATCGATAAAGGTGCTTTAGAAGTGGCAATGGTCAACGTCGATCATCATGAACTCGGCCATCAAGTCAATGTTATAGAGTCGGATTTGTTTGCTAAAATACCAAGCGAGCACCAGTATGAGCTCATCGTTACCAATCCGCCTTATGTTGATGCAGCTATTATGGCAGATTTGCCGCCTGAGTTTTTATATGAGCCAGAGCAGGCACTGGCTGCGGGTCAAGATGGGCTAGATTTGGTACATCGTATCTTGTTTGAAGCGCCAGACTATCTCAGCCCTGAAGGTTTGCTAGTGTGTGAAGTAGGCGATAGCGAATGGGCTTTGAACCAAGCTTATCCTGATATTAACTTTGATTGGTTGACATTTGCGCACGGCGGTCACGGAGTCTTTGCGATTACTTTTGAGGAATTGATGGAGTATCGCTCGCTTTTTGCTCATTATGTGCAGCGCTTAGACGATATGAACAATAATTAA